The following proteins are co-located in the Chaetodon auriga isolate fChaAug3 chromosome 23, fChaAug3.hap1, whole genome shotgun sequence genome:
- the LOC143315980 gene encoding ribose-phosphate pyrophosphokinase 2, with protein sequence MPNIVLFSGSSHHDLSQKVADRLGLELGKVITKKFSNQETCVEIGESVRGEDVYIVQSGCGEINDNLMELLIMINACKIASSSRVTAVIPCFPYARQDKKDKSRAPISAKLVANMLSVAGADHIITMDLHASQIQGFFDIAVDNLYAEPAVLQWIRENIPEWKNCIIVSPDAGGAKRVTSIADRLNVDFALIHKERKKANEVDRMVLVGDVKDRVAILVDDMADTCGTICHAADKLIDAGAVKVYAILTHGIFSGPAISRINSAPFEAVVVTNTIPQEEKMKACPKIQVIDISMILAEAIRRTHNGESVSYLFSHVPL encoded by the exons ATGCCGAACATCGTGCTTTTTAGCGGGAGCTCTCACCACGACCTGTCCCAGAAGGTGGCTGATCGGCTGGGACTGGAGCTGGGGAAAGTGATAACGAAGAAATTCAGCAACCAGGAGACATG CGTGGAAATCGGGGAGAGCGTGCGCGGCGAGGATGTGTACATCGTGCAGAGCGGCTGCGGCGAAATTAACGACAACCTGATGGAGCTGCTAATCATGATCAACGCCTGCAAGATCGCCTCCTCGTCCCGCGTCACCGCCGTCATCCCCTGCTTCCCCTACGCCCGGCAGGACAAGAAGGACAAG AGTCGAGCGCCCATATCAGCCAAGCTGGTGGCGAACATGTTGTCCGTGGCCGGCGCCGACCACATCATCACCATGGACCTCCATGCCTCACAGATCCAG gGCTTTTTCGACATCGCTGTAGACAACCTTTACGCAGAGCCTGCTGTCCTGCAGTGGATCAGAGAAAACATCCCCGAGTGGAAAAACTGTATCATCGTGTCTCCAGACGCTGGCGGAGCGAAACG CGTGACGTCCATCGCAGACCGTCTGAACGTGGACTTCGCCCTCATCcataaagagaggaagaaggccAATGAAGTGGACCGCATGGTGCTGGTGGGCGACGTCAAGGACCGCGTGGCCATCCTGGTGGACGACATGGCCGACACGTGTGGCACCATCTGCCACGCTGCCGACAA GCTGATTGACGCCGGCGCTGTAAAGGTCTACGCCATCCTCACACATGGCATTTTCTCCGGTCCGGCCATCTCTCGCATCAACAGCGCCCCGTTTGAGGCCGTGGTGGTGACCAACACCATCCcacaggaggagaagatgaaggcATGCCCGAAAATACAG GTCATCGACATCTCCATGATTCTGGCGGAGGCGATCAGGAGAACCCACAACGGCGAGTCCGTGTCCTACCTCTTCAGCCACGTACCCTTGTAA
- the LOC143315981 gene encoding thymosin beta-12 has product MSDKPDISEVTSFDKSKLKKTETQEKNPLPTKETIEQEKAVTS; this is encoded by the exons ATGAGCGACAAGCCCGACATTTCAGAGGTGACCAGCTTCGACAAGTCCAagctgaagaagacagagaCGCAGGAGAAGAATCCCCTGCCCACAAAAGAAA CCATCGAACAGGAGAAGGCGGTCACGTCGTGA